The Fulvia fulva chromosome 13, complete sequence genome window below encodes:
- a CDS encoding FAD-dependent monooxygenase phnB: MNQGSPEDGIHVLIVGAGLGGLLLAQGLKKHGISFSIFESERSAAVYRAREWGMSIQWALPLLSDLLPEHIHERLQSASVDPHYTFPDTGNIMPVYNAQTGERLKDIPLVKMLRVSRQKFRALLTEGIAIQYNKSFRSLRTLEDGPAVTAQFSDGSSAVGTLVVGADGANSIVRDAVFAGGEGQAQHIPYGAWNLHVCYHDAETALAIRKALSPISAICVHPKGHWLWLSIQDVPDPDKPETWVFQLQWTRKLEEGKEDISHITLAQLKAQAAKDFAEPFRTAWTNIPDNTPLPTNNISIWHPLPIPDDLFKGKVVLLGDAAHAMSFHRGQGLNHGIADAAKLVEMLVAAREGRKVSVELAVLEYEGEMMKRAGEEVAVTRVNTEMMHDWERLRGSPFMRRGGDRNG; encoded by the exons ATGAATCAAGGAAGCCCAGAAGACGGCATCCATGTGCTTATTGTCGGAGCAGGCCTCGGTGGTCTACTCCTGGCACAAGGACTCAAGAAG CACGGCATCAGCTTTTCCATCTTCGAGTCCGAGCGGTCTGCAGCAGTCTACAGAGCGAGAGAATG GGGCATGTCAATCCAATGGGCACTTCCATTGCTATCCGACCTCCTACCAGAGCACATACACGAAAGACTCCAATCCGCCTCCGTAGACCCGCACTACACCTTCCCAGACACAGGCAACATAATGCCAGTCTACAACGCCCAGACCGGCGAGCGCCTAAAAGACATCCCCCTAGTCAAAATGCTCCGCGTCTCACGGCAGAAGTTCCGCGCCCTCCTTACAGAAGGCATCGCCATCCAATACAACAAAAGCTTCCGCTCCCTGCGAACTTTAGAGGACGGACCTGCAGTGACTGCGCAGTTCTCTGACGGCTCCTCCGCTGTTGGCACTCTCGTCGTAGGTGCGGATGGTGCGAATTCGATCGTGCGTGATGCAGTGTTTGCAGGGGGCGAGGGACAGGCTCAGCATATTCCGTATGGTGCGTGGAATTTGCATGTCTGCTACCACGACGCAGAGACTGCCCTCGCGATCAGGAAAGCGCTCAGCCCAATTTCCGCGATCTGTGTTCACCCAAAGGGACACTGGCTCTGGCTAAGCATTCAAGACGTCCCCGACCCCGACAAGCCCGAGACTTGGGTTTTCCAACTCCAATGGACGAGGAAACTCGAAGAGGGCAAAGAAGATATCAGCCACATAACCCTCGCCCAACTCAAGGCCCAAGCTGCTAAAGACTTCGCCGAACCCTTCCGCACCGCATGGACCAACATCCCCGACAACACACCCCTCCCCACCAACAACATCAGCATCTGGCACCCCCTCCCCATCCCCGACGACCTCTTCAAAGGCAAAGTCGTCCTACTCGGTGACGCCGCGCACGCCATGTCGTTCCATCGTGGACAAGGTCTTAATCATGGGATCGCGGACGCTGCGAAGCTTGTGGAGATGTTGGTGGCGGCGCGGGAGGGGCGGAAGGTTAGTGTGGAGCTTGCGGTGCTGGAGTATGAGGGTGAGATGATGAAGAGGGCGGGGGAGGAGGTGGCGGTAACTAGGGTCAATACGGAGATGATGCATGATTGGGAGAGGTTGAGGGGGAGTCCGTTTATGCGGAGGGGTGGGGATAGGAATGGGTGA
- a CDS encoding Cytochrome P450 monooxygenase AKT7, whose protein sequence is MLAISSFRLLALLPVSFLLYLIGLVIYRLYFHPLAKYPGPLLAKITDLYQTYHALRGDRHLEFWRCHEKYGDIVRFGPNSLSFNTNTALKDIYGFKSNVRKAKFYQAFWATKDSASTHSSIDRSIHARKRRVLSHAFSDAAIKSMENHILAHIRQFCQTLSGTTTVAPNADAKGYSHPIDISDQANYLTFDIMGDLCFGKAFGMLERPDNRFAIDLIGSAAHRHLICGTYLPIHEYHLDKLFFRKIAAGRARYMQYSKSQALERTKMGLDVDRKDFFYHLLKAKDPETGAGFSTPELWGESNLLIIAGSDTTSTALAATIFYLVHNPATLTKLIDEVRTAFTHVEEITISPALNSLTYLRACIDEAMRLSPSVGGLLPREVLPGGITIDSHPIPSGTIVGVPHYSIHHNASYYPSPFTFNPSRWLGTSSPDSVALAQSAFCPFSVGPRGCIGKGMAYHELMITVARVVFLFELRLAPGEGEVGREEGRSRRGEFQLKDSFTSIKEGGPMVQFRARS, encoded by the coding sequence ATGCTGGCCATCTCATCTTTCCGCCTTTTGGCTCTACTGCCTGTCAGCTTTCTACTCTATCTCATCGGCCTGGTCATCTACCGTCTTTACTTCCACCCTCTAGCCAAATACCCTGGGCCCCTACTCGCGAAAATCACAGATCTATACCAGACCTACCATGCCCTCCGCGGAGACCGACATCTGGAGTTCTGGAGATGCCACGAGAAATATGGCGACATCGTTCGATTCGGGCCGAATAGCCTGTCATTCAATACCAACACCGCCCTGAAAGACATCTACGGCTTCAAATCCAACGTCCGCAAAGCCAAATTCTACCAAGCCTTCTGGGCCACCAAGGACTCAGCCAGTACGCACAGCTCAATTGACAGATCCATCCACGCTCGCAAGCGCCGAGTCCTTAGCCATGCCTTCTCCGACGCCGCCATTAAATCCATGGAGAACCACATCCTAGCCCACATCCGCCAATTCTGCCAAACCCTCAGCGGCACGACCACTGTCGCCCCAAATGCCGATGCCAAAGGCTACAGCCACCCCATCGACATCTCCGACCAAGCCAACTACCTAACCTTCGACATCATGGGCGACCTCTGCTTCGGCAAAGCCTTCGGCATGCTCGAGCGCCCAGACAACCGCTTCGCCATCGATCTAATCGGCAGCGCTGCGCATCGTCATCTCATTTGTGGGACGTACCTCCCCATCCACGAGTACCACCTCGACAAACTCTTCTTCCGGAAAATCGCAGCCGGGAGAGCGCGGTATATGCAATACTCCAAAAGCCAAGCGCTTGAACGGACCAAAATGGGTCTCGACGTCGACCGGAAAGATTTCTTCTACCACTTACTCAAAGCGAAAGATCCCGAGACGGGCGCGGGATTCTCGACGCCGGAACTGTGGGGGGAGAGCAATCTCCTCATCATCGCAGGCTCTGACACGACCTCTACAGCCTTGGCCGCGACAATTTTCTACCTGGTCCACAACCCCGCCACGCTGACGAAACTGATCGACGAAGTCCGGACCGCTTTCACACACGTCGAGGAAATCACCATCTCCCCAGCCCTCAACTCCCTTACTTACCTCCGCGCCTGCATCGACGAAGCAATGCGTCTCTCCCCCTCCGTCGGCGGCCTCTTGCCCCGCGAAGTCCTCCCCGGCGGAATAACCATCGACTCCCACCCCATCCCCTCTGGCACAATCGTCGGCGTACCCCACTACAGCATCCACCATAACGCCTCCTACTACCCCTCCCCCTTCACTTTCAACCCTTCCCGCTGGCTGGGCACTTCATCGCCCGACAGCGTAGCATTAGCGCAGTCCGCCTTCTGCCCCTTCAGTGTAGGGCCGAGGGGCTGTATTGGGAAGGGGATGGCGTATCATGAGTTGATGATTACGGTGGCGAGGGTGGTGTTTTTGTTTGAGTTGAGGCTTGCGCCGGGCGAGGGGGAGGTTGGGAGGGAGGAGGGTCGAAGCAGGAGGGGGGAGTTTCAGTTGAAGGATTCGTTTACGAGTATTAAGGAGGGGGGGCCGATGGTGCAGTTTAGGGCGAGGTCGTGA
- a CDS encoding Aspartate--tRNA ligase, cytoplasmic: protein MADEQNIPERPKEAGEQAAEGGEKKGPSKNELKKMQKEQEKAEKAAKRAAEEEAKKKADEASDVSKEDYGQLPYVRESAGVTHETLSELAEQYGGQEFAEDKRPNVVFRATVANARNQSAKLSFLNFKQHPNRISDTIQAVVAASDTLSRQMVKFAGNIPTESKVIVHGVLNTPKEPIKSASIQNMEVHIRKIYTLGKVDNQLPLQVADAERAIPAEGEENATSEDGRPVVSLNTRLTNRTIDLKSNLNHAIFGIKEGVQDLFREFLKARKFRVINTPKLLGAATEGGANVFESTYFDKKAYLAQSPQLYKQMMIAADFERVMEIGSVFRAENSNTARHLTEFIGLDLEMAFEENYHEVVSLLEELMLYIFNGLKTQYKKETDLVRAVYAVEDFKLPEAGKVPRLDFAEGIKMLRDAGVEVNDFDDLSTPDEKKLGALVLEKYGSDFYVLDKFPLAVRPFYTMPSKETMANHDEKNPNAGYSNSYDFFMRGQEIMSGAQRIHDATYLEKRMREHVTPVDPKAPGLKDYVDCFRYGCPPHAGGGIGLERIVMLWLGLPNVRLASLFPRDPGRLMP, encoded by the coding sequence ATGGCGGACGAGCAGAACATCCCCGAGCGGCCGAAGGAGGCTGGCGAACAAGCAGCAGAAGGCGGCGAGAAGAAAGGGCCCAGCAAGAACGAGCTGAAGAAGATGCAGAAGGAGCAAGAAAAGGCCGAGAAGGCGGCAAAGCGCGCAGCAGAAGAGGAGGCCAAGAAGAAGGCGGATGAGGCCAGCGATGTGAGCAAGGAGGACTACGGACAGCTGCCATATGTGCGAGAAAGTGCTGGCGTGACACACGAAACACTGTCAGAGCTGGCAGAGCAGTATGGCGGGCAGGAGTTTGCGGAGGACAAGAGACCCAACGTCGTCTTCAGAGCAACTGTCGCCAATGCACGCAACCAGAGCGCCAAGCTGTCCTTCCTCAACTTCAAGCAGCACCCCAACAGAATCTCCGACACGATCCAGGCAGTGGTAGCCGCCAGCGACACACTGAGCCGACAGATGGTCAAGTTTGCCGGCAACATTCCCACCGAGAGCAAGGTCATCGTACATGGAGTCCTCAACACACCAAAGGAGCCCATCAAGAGCGCGAGTATACAGAACATGGAGGTCCATATCAGGAAGATCTACACCCTGGGCAAGGTCGACAATCAGCTGCCACTCCAGGTCGCCGATGCTGAGCGTGCGATACCAGCAGAGGGCGAGGAGAACGCTACTAGCGAAGATGGCAGGCCAGTCGTGTCACTCAACACACGTCTCACCAACCGAACCATCGATCTCAAGTCGAACCTCAACCACGCCATCTTCGGCATCAAGGAAGGTGTCCAGGATCTCTTCCGCGAATTTCTGAAGGCGCGCAAGTTCCGCGTCATCAACACACCCAAACTCCTCGGAGCAGCGACAGAAGGTGGTGCCAACGTCTTCGAGAGCACCTACTTCGACAAGAAGGCCTACCTCGCACAATCACCCCAGCTGTACAAGCAAATGATGATCGCCGCCGACTTTGAGCGTGTCATGGAGATCGGTAGCGTCTTCCGCGCCGAGAACAGCAACACCGCTCGCCACTTGACCGAGTTTATTGGCCTCGATCTGGAAATGGCATTCGAGGAGAACTACCACGAAGTCGTCTCGTTACTGGAGGAGCTTATGCTCTACATCTTCAACGGCCTTAAGACGCAATACAAGAAGGAGACTGACCTCGTTCGCGCAGTCTACGCCGTGGAAGATTTCAAGCTACCTGAAGCAGGCAAGGTCCCACGCCTCGATTTCGCCGAAGGTATCAAGATGCTCCGCGATGCTGGCGTGGAGGTCAACGACTTTGACGACCTTAGCACACCTGATGAGAAGAAGCTCGGTGCCCTCGTGCTTGAAAAGTACGGCTCCGACTTCTACGTCCTCGACAAGTTCCCGCTCGCCGTCCGACCATTCTACACCATGCCCTCAAAAGAGACGATGGCCAACCACGACGAGAAGAACCCCAACGCAGGCTACTCCAACTCCTACGACTTCTTCATGCGTGGTCAGGAGATCATGTCTGGTGCCCAGCGTATCCACGATGCAACATACCTCGAGAAGCGAATGCGCGAGCACGTCACACCGGTCGACCCGAAAGCACCTGGCTTGAAGGACTACGTCGACTGCTTCCGATATGGATGCCCGCCCCATGCTGGTGGTGGCATTGGTCTGGAGCGTATTGTCATGCTGTGGTTGGGTTTGCCCAATGTGCGGTTAGCGAGCTTGTTCCCTCGTGACCCTGGTAGGCTGATGCCTTAG
- a CDS encoding Monooxygenase AgnR1 has product MSKPTQPSSTRRATTMSGPFGTYEAVVVGAGPAGITAVGNLLENRVERILWVDDSFDGGRVNKYYREVPSNTKVKLFIDYATAVAPFRKIVSGLPSRDRWEEPSASDGVPVDGRQDKLQDLRHLDQEKGCTLSYAADMCLMLTQGLKRTPGIITQRGRVSDASLDESTSTWTVNIDSENKTAQDITNLQTKRLVLCTGASPKDPPLPFEPAGMKHLHLDTALMPSQLSQILSSSTPTTIAVIGASHSAVLVLRNLTNLALSSHPNMHVKWFTRHPLRYAEYEDGFIARDNTGLKGEAAVWARENLEPETLPSSSISKVLTKVAYQSGTEKEIYKSQLPGCEYVVQAIGYNRDPVPAIKLSSNGSVITPHFDHDIGVFNYVRESSDGAVGKLERLPGVYGAGIAFPERVVDKKYGHEEFNVGFFKFMKAVKKWVGEWKPVAEVVA; this is encoded by the coding sequence ATGTCAAAGCCAACTCAGCCCTCCAGCACACGAAGAGCTACCACGATGTCTGGGCCATTTGGGACGTATGAGGCTGTGGTGGTTGGTGCTGGACCTGCTGGGATTACTGCTGTTGGGAATCTTCTGGAGAATCGGGTTGAGAGGATTCTTTGGGTTGATGATTCGTTTGATGGTGGGCGGGTTAACAAGTACTATCGAGAAGTGCCTTCGAATACGAAGGTGAAGCTCTTCATCGATTATGCAACAGCCGTTGCGCCTTTCCGGAAGATCGTCAGTGGACTGCCATCACGAGATCGGTGGGAAGAGCCCAGTGCTAGTGATGGAGTACCTGTGGATGGACGACAAGATAAGCTTCAGGATCTGCGACATTTGGACCAGGAGAAAGGTTGCACACTAAGCTATGCAGCTGATATGTGTTTGATGCTTACTCAAGGCTTGAAGAGGACGCCGGGCATTATCACACAACGGGGCCGAGTCTCGGATGCTTCTCTGGATGAGTCGACTTCAACTTGGACAGTCAACATCGATTCTGAGAATAAGACAGCCCAAGATATTACAAACCTCCAAACAAAACGCCTCGTTCTCTGTACAGGCGCCTCGCCAAAGGATCCACCACTCCCCTTCGAGCCTGCAGGCATGAAGCACCTCCACCTCGACACCGCCCTAATGCCATCACAACTCTCCCAAATCCTCTCCTCATCAACGCCCACTACAATAGCCGTAATTGGAGCCTCTCACAGCGCAGTCCTCGTGCTCCGGAACCTCACAAATCTCGCGCTCTCATCCCATCCGAATATGCACGTGAAGTGGTTCACCCGCCACCCACTGCGCTACGCAGAATACGAAGACGGCTTCATCGCTCGCGATAATACGGGTCTGAAAGGTGAAGCGGCAGTCTGGGCGAGGGAGAATCTAGAGCCTGAGACGTTGCCTTCCAGCTCGATTTCGAAAGTGCTCACGAAAGTGGCGTACCAATCTGGGACTGAGAAGGAGATTTACAAATCTCAGCTTCCAGGGTGTGAGTATGTTGTTCAAGCGATCGGATACAACAGAGATCCCGTGCCTGCCATTAAGCTTTCGAGTAATGGTAGCGTTATCACGCCGCACTTCGATCACGACATTGGTGTGTTCAACTACGTCCGAGAAAGCAGTGATGGCGCGGTAGGGAAGCTGGAGAGACTACCGGGAGTCTATGGTGCGGGAATCGCGTTCCCAGAACGAGTCGTGGATAAGAAGTATGGTCACGAAGAATTCAATGTGGGATTCTTCAAGTTCATGAAAGCTGTGAAGAAGTGGGTTGGGGAGTGGAAGCCGGTTGCAGAGGTTGTCGCCTAG
- a CDS encoding Cytochrome P450 monooxygenase orf2: MTLHGHSFPAGTVVSSNAYCLHRNVDVFPEPLAWKPERWLGGKEEVAEMKKWFWAFGSGGRMCLGSSFAMIILKQTLAGVYREFETEVVDDEGIEQGTTFIAKPRGERLILRFGKVAGEGE; encoded by the coding sequence ATGACGTTACATGGCCACTCCTTCCCCGCCGGCACGGTGGTGAGTTCAAATGCATACTGCCTCCACCGGAACGTTGACGTCTTCCCAGAGCCACTGGCGTGGAAGCCGGAGCGGTGGCTAGGCGGCAAAGAGGAGGTAGCGGAGATGAAGAAGTGGTTCTGGGCGTTCGGGAGTGGCGGGAGAATGTGTCTGGGAAGTAGTTTCGCCATGATTATTCTCAAGCAGACCTTGGCGGGTGTGTATAGGGAGTTTGAGACGGAGGTGGTGGATGATGAGGGAATTGAGCAGGGGACGACGTTTATTGCGAAGCCGAGGGGGGAGAGGTTGATTTTGAGGTTTGGGAAGGTTGCGGGCGAGGGGGAGTGA
- a CDS encoding Cytochrome P450 monooxygenase FGM1: MQLWLVVTGLAALLAAAIHRYLIQPLLRSPLKTIPLAHPLCGVTHLYFQYLAKQGRELNALHAAHKRYGPIVGTAPNEVSVISLEGLRQIYTSCTKTDFYHVFANFNTPNMVSMLDHKSHSAQKKILSGIYSKSYLQHSEDVARISKIVICARLLPLLEHLVGQGRSANVYRLMQFVGIDFQTAFQFGVERSTRLVEYHGHEGVHYSTKDVSVPYDTNDPRDHDLLPEDEILEMCKATLSSQHKDESNTTDPIVFEKLYSSLKDQDSLGKDSSNDHDENTILRTASELRDHIIAAQETTAITLTYTLYHLSQRPDLQSALRHELSTLAPGVHPSPPDLDSPPPSSTLS; the protein is encoded by the coding sequence ATGCAACTCTGGCTTGTTGTCACCGGCCTAGCAGCCCTTCTCGCCGCTGCAATCCACAGGTACCTCATACAGCCGTTACTACGATCACCATTGAAGACGATACCACTCGCCCATCCTCTTTGTGGCGTCACCCACCTCTACTTCCAATATCTGGCCAAGCAAGGACGCGAGCTTAATGCTCTCCACGCCGCACACAAACGTTATGGCCCAATAGTCGGAACAGCACCCAACGAAGTCAGCGTCATCTCACTAGAAGGCTTGCGTCAAATCTACACAAGCTGCACCAAGACCGACTTTTACCATGTATTTGCCAACTTCAACACCCCGAACATGGTCTCCATGCTCGACCACAAGTCTCATTCAGCCCAGAAAAAGATCTTATCCGGAATCTACTCGAAGTCTTACCTCCAGCATTCGGAGGATGTGGCGAGGATCTCGAAGATTGTAATTTGCGCTAGACTACTGCCGCTTTTGGAACATCTTGTGGGACAGGGCAGATCGGCTAATGTGTATCGCCTGATGCAGTTTGTGGGGATTGATTTTCAGACTGCGTTCCAATTTGGGGTGGAGAGGTCTACGAGACTGGTTGAGTATCATGGGCATGAGGGGGTACATTACAGCACGAAAGATGTATCAGTGCCTTACGACACGAATGATCCTCGTGATCATGACCTCCTCCCGGAAGACGAAATCCTCGAAATGTGCAAAGCCACCCTCTCATCACAGCACAAGGACGAGTCCAATACAACGGACCCCATCGTCTTTGAAAAACTCTACTCCTCTCTTAAAGACCAGGACAGCCTTGGCAAAGACTCCTCAAACGACCACGACGAAAATACCATCCTCCGCACCGCCTCCGAGCTGCGTGATCACATAATCGCCGCTCAAGAAACCACAGCAATAACTCTAACCTATACCCTCTACCACCTCTCGCAACGCCCAGACCTTCAGAGCGCCCTCCGCCACGAACTCTCGACTCTTGCACCGGGAGTTCATCCTTCCCCCCCAGACCTGGACTCCCCCCCCCCCTCCTCCACGCTGTCTTGA
- a CDS encoding Choline transport protein: MASSTSSSPREAPDPKLFGEQVHTDFADPNDDYDDGFELSDHAVAKKWQGTAADKKDMANLGRVQQLRRNFEFLSILGFGCTLVATWEVLLTTIASILTDGGTSGVIWGFIVVTFGFSFVYLSIAEMASMAPTSGGQYHWVSEFAPEPAQKFLSYLVGWLCFTGWQCAITSITYLTGTVIQGLIVLNTPSYVFESWHGTLLVIAVAVFAIFFNTVLAKRLPLVEGFLLVLHVLGLFAIIITLWVLAPTANAKDVFTTFTNAGGWNSDGTAFMVGLLSPVISTIGFDSGVHMSEEVKDAGNTVPKAILGAFWFNCFLGFLMAVTMCFCLGDVDSILASPTGYPFIQVFYNVTQSYAGASILTLILILTLTSSAIAEIATASRQLWSFARDKGMPGHSWLSHITPGWNIPLNAVLVSLLVTSLLSLINLGSSAALNAILALTTVSLLTSYIIVIGCVLLKRIRGQPLPHSRWTLGRWGMAINIIAMAYLLMVYVWMFFPTATPVEPSTMNWAIVMFAGIMTIATLYYVVRGRHHYVAPVALVKRSDYGR; the protein is encoded by the exons ATGGCTTCTTCTACTTCGTCAAGTCCGAGGGAAGCGCCAGACCCGAAGCTCTTTGGGGAACAAGTCCATACCGATTTTGCAGATCCCAATGACGATTACGACGATGGCTTCGAATTGTCAGATCATGCAGTCGCCAAGAAGTGGCAAGGTACTGCTGCCGATAAGAAAGATATGGCCAACTTGGGCAGAGTCCAGCAGCTACGA CGAAACTTCGAATTCCTGTCCATACTAGGCTTCGGCTGCACTCTAGTAGCAACATGGGAGGTCCTCTTGACCACAATTGCATCAATCCTGACCGATGGCGGTACCTCTGGAGTGATATGGGGCTTCATCGTTGTGACTTTCGGCTTCTCCTTCGTGTATCTGTCAATCGCTGAGATGGCTTCCATGGCTCCAACATCCGGCGGACAGTATCATTGGGTCTCAGAATTCGCGCCGGAGCCAGCTCAAAAGTTCCTCTCCTATCTGGTCGGATGGCTCTGCTTCACTGGATGGCAGTGCGCGATCACGTCAATCACATACTTGACAGGCACTGTGATCCAAGGCCTGATCGTGCTGAACACGCCGAGCTACGTCTTCGAATCATGGCATGGGACTTTGCTTGTGATTGCAGTGGCAGTATTTGCCATCTTCTTCAACACAGTCCTCGCCAAGCGGCTACCGCTCGTGGAAGGGTTTCTTCTGGTCTTACATGTTCTGGGTCTATTTGCAATCATTATCACCCTCTGGGTCCTAGCGCCCACAGCGAATGCCAAGGACGTGTTCACGACTTTTACCAATGCAGGTGGCTGGAACTCAGATGGCACGGCGTTTATGGTCGGCCTCCTTAGCCCTGTCATCTCGACCATCGGCTTCGATTCCGGGGTCCACATGTCCGAAGAGGTCAAAGACGCAGGGAACACAGTGCCTAAAGCCATCCTCGGCGCTTTCTGGTTCAACTGCTTCCTCGGCTTCCTCATGGCTGTTACAATGTGCTTCTGCCTGGGAGACGTCGACTCGATCCTCGCGTCACCAACAGGATATCCATTCATCCAGGTCTTTTACAACGTCACTCAATCGTATGCTGGTGCCTCAATCTTGACTCTGATCCTGATCCTTACTCTCACCTCATCCGCCATTGCAGAAATCGCCACAGCTTCACGACAACTCTGGTCTTTCGCTCGCGATAAGGGTATGCCAGGCCACTCTTGGCTATCACACATAACACCCGGCTGGAACATTCCCCTCAACGCAGTCCTAGTCAGCTTGCTGGTCACGAGCCTGCTATCCCTCATCAACCTAGGCTCATCCGCAGCCCTGAACGCCATCCTTGCTTTGACAACAGTCAGCCTCCTGACCTCTTACATCATCGTAATCGGCTGCGTGCTATTGAAGCGGATTCGAGGCCAACCACTTCCACACTCTCGCTGGACTCTGGGACGATGGGGTATGGCGATCAATATCATCGCTATGGCGTATCTACTCATGGTGTACGTTTGGATGTTCTTCCCGACTGCGACGCCTGTGGAGCCGAGCACCATGAATTGGGCCATTGTGATGTTTGCCGGGATCATGACAATTGCTACCTTGTATTATGTAGTGAGAGGGAGGCATCACTATGTGGCGCCTGTAGCGTTGGTCAAGAGGAGTGATTATGGTCGATAG
- a CDS encoding Heterokaryon incompatibility protein 6, OR allele encodes MDLKDFRYATLDDPRSQIRVLQLQPTTDDEAFCCRVDVYNLDQAPNYHAVSYTWDDRENQVIIIVDNTSVLVNRNCQEALLQAKHSGASYVWIDSVCINQGDLNEKSIQVSIMYDIFHAASQVLMCTGPAFEGVELVEQAAKEIVFQMIPVSYGEPDWESWAQTKGPDYMLALFGLQCTRSSFVLLSSVGGARDLCGSRISRGSLWTVTH; translated from the coding sequence ATGGATTTGAAAGATTTCCGATATGCTACGCTGGACGATCCTCGCAGTCAGATACGCGTTCTGCAGCTGCAGCCTACGACAGATGATGAGGCCTTCTGTTGCAGGGTGGACGTCTACAACCTTGACCAGGCTCCCAACTATCATGCTGTTTCATATACTTGGGACGACAGGGAGAACCAAGTCATTATCATCGTCGACAACACCTCGGTCCTTGTCAACCGCAACTGCCAGGAGGCGTTACTGCAGGCCAAGCATAGTGGAGCTTCATATGTTTGGATCGACTCAGTGTGCATCAATCAAGGAGACTTGAATGAGAAGAGTATTCAAGTATCGATCATGTACGACATATTTCACGCTGCATCGCAGGTCCTGATGTGTACGGGCCCTGCCTTTGAAGGGGTTGAACTTGTTGAGCAAGCTGCGAAAGAGATCGTCTTTCAGATGATACCCGTGAGTTATGGAGAACCTGATTGGGAATCCTGGGCCCAGACCAAAGGGCCCGACTACATGTTGGCTCTTTTTGGCCTACAATGTACTCGATCGTCGTTCGTACTTCTCTCGTCTGTGGGTGGCGCAAGAGATCTTTGCGGCTCGAGAATCTCCCGTGGTAGCTTGTGGACAGTCACTCATTAG
- a CDS encoding Outer spore wall protein RRT8, translated as MADNIKKTAKEEASRVQQIANEGVRSGAYIYPIKGIFYLLSHKELRKPLFSRLIPTMTLGAGITTLMFLFTYLPQLAVLIFTSGPIAALATILLVLSESSTLTMVLSKTLLIEDALIDTFDATLVQRGQTALVEKQRTVKGSGVGDAFQRLGKLATKPFAKFSPQAIIKYLMYLPLNFIPVVGTVIFVILQGRNYGPSSHARYFQLKGMNKSQQEKYIEARKAAYTAFGIPAVLLEMIPVAGIFAAFTNTCAAALWAADLESNQGTAQNLREEVEKASKGD; from the exons ATGGCGGACAACATCAAGAAGACGGCCAAAGAAGAGGCCAGCAGAGTCCAGCAAATCGCCAATGAGGGTGTGAGGTCTGGCGCATACATCTACCCTATCAAG GGCATCTTCTACCTCCTCTCCCACAAGGAGCTGCGCAAGCCACTGTTTTCACGCCTGATCCCGACCATGACCTTGGGTGCTGGTATCACAACACTCATGTTCTTGTTTACCTATCTCCCACAGCTGGCAGTCCTGATCTTCACATCCGGACCGATCGCGGCACTCGCTACCATCCTGCTGGTCCTGTCCGAGTCCAGCACTCTCACCATGGTGCTTTCAAAGACTCTCCTCATCGAAGACGCCCTTATCGACACCTTCGATGCAACTCTCGTTCAGCGCGGCCAGACCGCCCTAGTCGAGAAGCAACGCACAGTCAAGGGCTCCGGCGTCGGCGACGCCTTCCAACGCCTTGGCAAGCTCGCCACCAAGCCGTTCGCCAAGTTCTCGCCCCAGGCCATCATCAAATACCTGATGTACCTGCCACTCAACTTTATCCCAGTGGTCGGAACCGTCATTTTCGTCATCCTCCAAGGCCGCAACTATGGTCCATCCTCGCACGCTCGCTACTTCCAGCTCAAGGGCATGAACAAGTCCCAGCAGGAGAAGTACATTGAGGCCCGCAAGGCCGCGTACACTGCTTTTGGTATTCCGGCTGTGCTTCTGGAGATGATCCCGGTGGCTGGCATCTTTGCGGCCTTCACCAACACTTGTGCGGCTGCCTTGTGGGCCGCTGATCTGGAAAGCAATCAGGGAACTGCGCAGAACTTGCGGGAAGAAGTGGAGAAGGCGAGCAAGGGTGATTAG